One Argentina anserina chromosome 6, drPotAnse1.1, whole genome shotgun sequence genomic window, CTTTGACTTCCATGTTTGAGCCTCTAATTTTGTTATGGTTTTGGCTCTTATATGATCCTACTATAATTTTAACTTATCTAATTACGATGAATTTTCCTAGTATCACATGATAATATGGAGATTGGTCTTTAAAATGAGCACATAAGGTATTAAGGATTGATGAAAAATTGAAGATTATTTATTTGATGGTTGACGAGACTCACTTTTTTATTATACTTTACCAATTTGGAATCTCAAccatttatttaatttagggataatatttatgtaaattttcaatttatgtAATATGTCGAATTTGAACCGTAATATGTCAAACTCATTACGTAAATATGATTTATCATAGAGTAGTGCTACGTGCACCAAAAacttatacaaaaaaaaaaccaatttacatatacatgtcatcaccttcaattaaataattttaatatgTAATGGGAAAAGAAATACTCCAATGGTGTGTTTGGATGAGAAAAAACATGaggaaatttaaataaaagtgAGCATTTCATAATTTCTAACTGTTATTTCTCTTGTTTGGCATTATTAAATTGggaattataaaaaaaatgaaaaaattcgTTGTTTATATTCCTCAATTGAAATCACCATAAAATAAGTgttatttataaatttcttTGTATGTTCAATTATCTTTCCAAAATAAggcttttaaaattttaattttttaatatgtcTTAATACAACTTTCATAAACTATTACACAATTCAAATTCCATATAAATATAACTAAACAACATAACAAATTTCATATTGATGGAGTTTAAGATTTCATCATTTATAAAAGTCCTATGGATTTCATAATTTTTTCATCCAAACACACCACAAATGAATTCTTAAACTTGGGAGAAGAATTATTAAACTTGGGGGAAAATTCAAAATGATGGTGCTTTGGCTGTAATTGTTGATAGGAAAGAAATTCATATTCCTTTTCAATCCTTAATATTTTTGAGATAGATTCCTTTTCAATCTTAGAAACATTTATTAGCAATTAAATCGTTAGGAAAAAAGTTTCATCGTACgtaattatttctttttttatatttacaaataaATTCATGTCATAGAGATTGCAAAATCAAAATGATGATGTAGTATATTCCACATCATTTGGTATCAAATTTTTGTATACGACTTTGGGGTCAAaagcattttcttttcctaaaACATTTACAAAGCTaatacattcatacatacctaatttttttttcatacgaAAGGGAAAGACACCAACTACGACGAGAAACCCCTAAAGCATCATGCTCCACAATAAGGACATTAGCTTTGCCCACCTTCatagcagcagcagcaaagAGAACATCTGAAATTGTCTCCGATGATATACCCAATAGTCTTATCGGTGTGACACTTTCTGTCTTCATTTGATAGACATTTCATTCCAGAATTGCCAGCTCTAGCTTAGCCTTCCTCTTTACCACTTCAAACTTCtcctcaaaatcaaatatgtTCTCCTTGAGCCTAATATTTCTTTCCTCGAGTTCATTTTTCACACCTCCCAATAAGCCCCGACAGATCCAATTCCTACTAACGAAAATATCGGAAGGTACCTCTTAAGTAAGGAATCAAGACCATCACCGACGGTGACACCATTACCAGTAGCTGCATTTGCCTTCAAACTGCCTGAGACAATACATTCACAACCCCACTAAGACGATTGCACTTGGGAGGCAGGTCTGAAATGTCTGTGAATTTCGTGAAGCAATCGATATTGTCATCCAAAAGTTGAATGGTCGAGATGTAGACATGTCTATTtccaaccaaaacaaaaataccCTTATGCTGATGAACCTCCGTCTAGGAGGCAAAAGTTCTATGCTCTCTCTTTATCTAGCGAATGCGATCTCGACAATCTGGGTTTCCTCTGGTTTACCTTCATGTCTTCTTGgttctttcttttgatttatGCGTCGCGTCGTTTGGGTTTGGACTTAAAGCCAGTGTTGTTGATCGAACTCGGGTGTTGATGAATGAAGGTAGATTCTTCGATCCAAGGTCAAAGCTTTTCTTACATCTTGCTGGTGGATACACTTCTAATTCTTAGTGGTGGAAGGGTGTCCTGCGCCTTGCTTCTTTAGCTGATGACGGTGAACCCATATGTATTTTTGGTCCAAATCTTAAAGGTTGAGGTGAGGTAGTCCCAGTACATATTTCAACGTCCTTTTGACGTTCATAGAGCCTTAGCCCCAAATTATAACAATTTAACAGAGAAAACTATGAAATCATATTAGCAATCTCATCTAAACAACTGGTGTATTCTATTAGACCCCAATTAGCCAAGAGTGCAACGTTTACACCTTTATTTGCTTTACAATTTTGCCGACATACAAGGAAGATATTGCTCAAACTGAGCCATAAGATGCTAATACGAATAGTTTTCCCAATATGTTGCCACTGAACATAAAATTCGACAATTTTGTCATTAGAAAGTAGTGACCAATTAACAATGCAAGGTACTCGCCGCCATCCCAAGACAAACATGGCACCAAAAATACTCAATCTGAGACTATGCTTACCCATATTTCTCAACAAATTGAAATATTAAAccaataaaaagtaaattgcAGTAAACATAAATAAGAGAACTTGGAATGCgatccaaactcaaattatTTGCAAACGAACTCCAGCTGCCACCAACCAGAATCTGCGCCAGAATAACCCAATATGGTGGCTGCTATGCCGACTATTATCAACTACTATGTGAtacaaaaaaaagataaacaacTAAAAGCACACACAGAAGTCCTCCAACAAAAACCAAGCATCGATCCTTGGGAGCCTAGATCTAAGGGGAATGTAGTAACCACCCCTACCGGTGGTAGTAGCACCCTCCTTGCAAGGGTTGGATCTTGGAGCCCCGAAGAACGGCAGTGATCGAAATAGATCAGAAACCCCCACCCTAACTCTAATAGAAACTTGGAGCATCCAACTCGTGAAGCCCTAAACGAGATAGAGGGTGATATCCTCACAGTCCCACGAAGccgccaccgccaccgccaACCAGAATCTGCGCCAGAATAACCCAATATGGTGGCTGCTATGCCGACTATTATTAACTACTATGtaatacaaaaaaaagataaataactAAAAGCACACACAGAAGTCCTCCAACAAAAACCAAGCATCGATCCTTGGGAGCCTAGATCTAAGGGGAATGTAGTAACCACCCCTACCGGTGGTAGTAGCACCCTCCTTGCAAGGGTTGGATCTTGGAGCCCCGAAGAACGGCAGAGTCTGATCGAAATAGATCAGAAACCCCCACCCTAACTCTAATAGAAACTTGGAGCATCCAACTCGTGAAGCCCTAAACGAGATAGAGGGTGATATCCTCACAGCCCCACGAAGCCGCCACCGCCATGAACCTTTCCACCTCCCTTCGATCTCAAACTGATTGCTTCCCCTTCCGCTTGGTTTACATCGAAAAAATTATATGCTTTCCATGAAAAAAGCAAATACCAACCCCAACTAGGACCCATTCGGCTGCACCAGCCTTTCATCGATGAGGCCCAAGCTTACGTTGCTTCGGAGGGTCACCGGATGAGCAAGATTTTGTGTAGAGATAAagagagatttttttttcgtgTGCAATATGTTGCTTAGCTTTGTTGGGCTTTGGAGAAGGGAGagttgattttgaagctactggAGTTTAGTTCGGTTGGAAAGTCAACAGAGTAGATCGAGTGTTTATTGCTTATGCCAAAAAGACATAATTTGAGTCACATCGCAGTTATACAATGATGTGATTGTTAATTTTATTCATGTTTTCAACATCACTTGTATGTTATTAGTTATGTGCTTCATGACCATGAAAATGTGGGTGAATCTTATCTTTGTTGGCTAGTTTTGCTTAAGAATAACTAGTTATTTAAGTCAGAAGAGATAACTTTTATTGTCGGTATTCGGTTGTGTTATCTTAATTTTGCTTGCTAATATACAAATGAATTGACATTTGATTAATAAAACAAAGATTAGTTTTCAGACATGTACTTTGGCTTACTTTTACTTGACTTAGCAATACTAAATTTAGATACTTtagaaataattataaaaaaaggcCAACGTCTCACCTAGGCATCAGAATTAAACCAATAAATTCCCCACTGATAATCAGCCTCATACTAATTAATCACACACTCATGGTTTGGCTTTGGCCTTTGGGTCCTTTGCCGTTCTTTtggaaatttttttatatgctATGGTAATATCATGTGACAATGCCTAGTAGTCTTTCTTACCTGTTATATTTCGACACATGAATTTAttacaccaaaattataatttaatatatttttattatttgtgaaaatgaCATTTATGGGTATTAatgattttaaattattatttcggatttagaatttagggtttaaggtgtagagttttagaaagaaaacaaaaatagtcTTTAAcaaaatagcttaaatattATATTTCTAAGATTTAATTAAATCTTATATGTCAAACTATTATTAGAATGgtagtttcttttctttatatgCTCCCAAAAGCCAAAATTATAGTAGTTGTTAGGGGTGGCACTTAAGACTgaaaaaccgaaaaaccgaaccgaaaaaatcgaaccgaaaccgaaaaaaaaccgaaccaaacacAAACCAAACCGAAATTTAGAAAACCTAACCTAACCAAAATTTAGAAAACCAAACAGAACCGAATTAATCGGTTTGGTTTCCGGTTTGGGCAcataagaaaccgaaccgaaaaaccgaactattcataaaacaatgtcgttttacgtttatcttaccgaatatttgatttgattaatgtgattttagatttacatcatatataattatatgtttatcttttatagtgttatatatgcatatatatgtatgcccatatatgtatgtttcaaataagtttgctaaaacaaacatatatatatatataagcggatgcgtaattactaaatccgcctcaatatgaagcaactatatgaaggaaacttctcgggatcgatcgatatCAGTCGAtatgattaatatatatatagtgaccctataaaaatttcatcaaattcagacctcatttaaccgtcgaaatttccggtaaaccgaaaaaaatACTAATGTCATAactcataagggaagacccattactaaaatgcgaacaccaaaagccggttgcatatctgaaatcacctaatttttgtcaccaattaTGTGCGGTCATaccaaggaaactcatttggcaaagccccggtcaatgaggattttaatatgttaaaacgcctcttttttagttgaccgttggtacgaacggtcaaaccatgtccaaaatagatgaaattttgacggggtccctaaatatatataccgatcacatctgctggtgttgatcgaccatatttcgaactagagttggcgatcgcctaagtgtcaactaatgtatcgtaacctttatattaagtttaaaataaaactatcccATTATGAAGCggttatatgaatgaaacttctcaggatcgatcgacaccaaccgATCTGATcggtatatgtatatttagtaaccctctaaaaatttcatccaattcggatctcgtttgaccgtcggaatttttagTAAATCGAAAATACCACTAATATACCATAAGgaatgacctattacaaatatgcgaacatCAAATccatttgcatatttgaaatcacctaatttttttttacctatcgtgcgtggtcgcaacgatgaaactcatttggcaaagccccggtcaatggagttttattatgtgaaaacacatgttttttggttaaccgttggtacggacggtcaaaccatgttcgaaacggacaaaatttttacgagttccctaaatatatataccgatcacatccactggtgtcgatcgaccatatttttgactagagttgtcgatcgccgaagtgtccacttatgtatcataaccttaatattaggtttataataaaactatcacactatgaagcgactatatgaaggaaatttctcggaattgatcgacaccatccgatgtgatcagtatatatatttagtgatcattttaaaatttcatctacttcgatctcgtttgaccgtcgaaatttccggtaaaccaaaaaaacaCTACTATGCCATAAGGAGAGaaccattaccaagatgcgaatgaggaaaattgtttacatatttgaaatcacataatttttgtcatcgatcgtgcaTGGTCGTAACAAGGAAACTCAgttggcaaagtcccggttaatgaggttttattatgtgaaaacgcctctttttttgttgaccgttgatacggacggtcaaactatgttcaaaatagatgaaattttacatggtccctaaatatatatatcgatcacatctattggtgtcgatcgacaatatttcgaaactataatttctttgtgactttttttagaatgttttataataattttttaatgtTTAAAACCTTacattagagtattatatatattttttcctaTATATGCCCACAAGGCCCGTTGAAGAGCATTAGATTCAATCcggttaaaaaaattgaaaaaataaaaaaatcaaactgaACTAAATCAAAGTTCAATTTTAATTCGGTTTCTGGTTTGAGCCCAAAACTGAACCGTTTGAACCGAATTCCACCCCTAATAGTTGTCCCGGATAAAGAATGCTCCAATATCATTCCTTTCCACGTAATTGAATTGTAAAACAAACCCTAATCACGATGCTTGTTTATAATATGACCCCCCCACTTCGTAGCATTAGATTCAATCcggttaaaaaaattgaaaaaataaaaaaatcaaaccgaACTAAATCAAAGTTCAATTTTAATTCGGTTTCTGGTTTGAGCCCAAAACTGAACCGTTTGAACCGAATTCCACCCCTAATAGTTGTCCCGGATAAAGAATGCTCCAATATCATTCCTTTCCACGTAATTGAATTGTAAAACAAACCCTAATCACGATGCTTGTTTATAATatgaccccccccccccacttcGTAGCATAATAGTTTACGTTACTTTCTcccaaaaattcaaattctttATTTCAGATAAGTAGGCTTTCTGCTGTAATTCCAGTCAAATTGGAGCCCAGTTGTTCAGTGATGCAAGATTTATACAACGACAAACACAGCACCACCCACAACAACcatagtctctctctctctctctctctctctctctctctctctctgttatTTTTAAAACGACAGCCACCACCACCTTTCACGGTGGAACCCATCAACAAGATTCTCctccattctctctctctatctccaAAACTCAACTCAAAACCAAGAACCCACAATTTAAAAACCCTAAAAAAAGTGACCTGGAATTCTAATGCAATCGAgtacattcttcttcttctccttcttctagTTCATAATGGGAAGTGGGTGCTTTGTGTGAAAATGATAGTGCTCGTATTTAGCATCAGTCTCTAAATGCAGCAACTGCAGCAGCAAGAGGATAAGGATGATGTGCAGAAAGAGTGTCTGCACTGACAATAGTGGATCGGTGCCTGTGTACTTGAACGTTTATGATCTGACACCTTATAATGGCTACGCTTATTGGCTTGGTCTTGGAGTTTACCATTCTGGTGTACAAGGTTTGAATTACTTCGGCTTGTCCTCTTAGTCTTGTATATAATCTTTCTGGGATTTGTTATTTTGTAACTTTTAAACTGTGAAGTCGATCTATCATCTATTAGAAATAAGATTTCCTTAATGTGGGTCTCTTACTCAATCTTCGTAGTTGGTTGGTGGTTCTGGTTCAGCGCAGATTGGTAGATTGAATCTAGAATCTCTATTCTTTGGCTGATGAGCATAAAAAATCAGGATTTTAAATGAGTCGCAATTGAAAGTTTAATGTTTTTTTGCAGCTTTGATAGAAATTATACATAAACTTTTATGTTACTGATTTGCTTTTCCTATTTTTGTGGGATTTTTCTGATAGTGACTGGAGTTATCAATTTGGCTTTGTTCTTGTATGTCATTGTTCTGTTTTTGTGGTGGTTTTGATTGGATTTGATTATGCAGTTCATGGGATTGAGTATGCGTTTGGAGCTCATGAGTATCCCACAACTGGGATTTTTGAAGGGGAGCCAAAAAAGTGTGATGGATTTACATTTAGAAAATCAATTTTGATTGGGAAAACAGATGTTGGGCCTTTAGAGGTGAGAGCAGTGATGGAATCGCTTGCAGAGCAATATAGAGGGAATGCATACAACTTGATCACCAAAAATTGCAACCACTTCTGCAATGATGCTTGCATCAGACTGACCGGAAACCCAATTCCAAATTGGGTTAATCGGCTTGCAAGAATCGGTAAGATTGATCTAACTTACATCTTTATTCCAATTTTTTCTGTATGGTAAATGGAAAATTATTAAACAAGCTTTAGACATGGATGCACTTTGTAGTTTTTAAGTTAGAGCTCGTCCTGAAATAGTTGGGAGATGTTTTTGTCCATTGCATTGTTCAAATCAAAGAAACACTGcaatttcaattatttttctttaatgaaACAATTCTGACAACACAGATGAATATCTTCTTATTAAGTATTTAAAAACTACTACTCTGGTTTGATTGTGTTGCCGTTCTTGTTATAACAACTGGAATCTATTTTGTAAATTGCAGGCTTCTTATGCAATTGTGTACTTCCTGTAACTTTAAATTCAACAAAAGTTCGTCATCACAGAATTGACGATAAGGCAGAAGGAGATGAGAAGAAGCTAACATGCCAAGCAGACAATGTGCCCATATCTTCGACTTCTTGTTCTTCTGCATCATCCTCTCCAGCATACACCACAACGCGCAGGGGTAGAAGCCGAACAAGACGTCCTCTTCCTCCATCGTCGCCTTTGATTGTTGATTCTTCATCCTGATCATGGGTTGTTTGCAGCACTAATTTCCATTCTATTGACAATTGCTTAAATGGAAAGAggcagagaaaaaaaattcatgtttCCGTTTCTATTATTTCCTTCATTCTTTAGCTTGAAATTGCCATCGCATTTGCACATGTACATTAAGCAACTGTTGATCTCTCTGCATAACAATGAAATGAAAGCTGATCCATCTAGTTTAATTTTCCCAGGATGTTAAATGGCGCATAACTCTGATTACTTGACTGGAATTTTATACACAAAGCAGCTGTGAAAGTGATAAACCTACTCAAAAGAATACACATTTGTTTGAAAGTGTCGCTTTAACCAAGTAAAAGATATAGCAAGCCACATATAAAGATCAGAATAGGGAAAAGCGTAGTTCTATTTCCTATCAATGTTTTCTCTGTTGGCACTTGGTACAAAGAAAGGCTGGAAAGCTATGCCACCATGAACTTTGCAAGATCATTGGACTGTTCCAGTTTGAAGCAAAGGCTTTGAAAGGAGAGCAGAATGCCCTACACAATGTGCCTTCACGTTCTTTCACTATATCATATGTCATTCGAATCGAAAATCAAGTCCCTTTCTTTATCAGAAATCTCTCATGCCGGTCACTTTAGTCACCTTGTCGTTCTTCTTTTCCTCGTCTTTCAAGTAGGGTGGGTGATCAACTATTGAACCACCTGTTTGACTTGTCAGAAGAATTAAGGCACGTTTGTGTCTCTTTGGTCCAAGAGTGTCGCACATGCACCAAACTCTATAATCCAACAGAGTTGCACATGAACCAAAGGCACAGGGAACCTTACAAAAATCTATAGGCTCAAATTGATACAGTTGCGTCCATTTCTACATGAAGATCAAATACCAACGACAATATGATCTCACGAACGACTAGTTGTCAATAGCTATTCCCAAGTTCAGCAGGAGAACGATGGCAGAAAATGAGGTCATAGTTTTCTAGCTATTTCTTACCAATATCTGCTGTCAAGCAGTCTACATTTCTGTCCAAAATTTCACGGATTGTAATATGATACCAGGGAAGTTCACCCAAATCAACACATTCTTCGAGATTCAGACGGGCAGGAAATTCAAGAGTGATTTTTATTCTATCAAACACATCATGATACAATCACTTCACACTAAAATAGCATAGGTCCGCGGCATTCACACCATTTTCTCAAGTAACTTGAGAGCAATTTAATTGAATATTCAACAGAAACAATTATGGAAgccgctgtgacatttaacAAGGCTTTCCAAGGTACTATCATAACACAAACATACAATTACCAAAGCCAAGCACTTTGAGGAAGCTTTTCATAGCAGAACAGAACCGAAATAAATTCCTGGGGCCATCCAATGTCCTGCAAAAAGGCCAATTCACTATACAAACGTGGGTAAGTACGTCAACGCAGCCACAGCTTATTAAGTCAAACCGGAAAAAGGAGGAAACAGTACTTCTGGAGGAATTGTTGTTTTCAGCAGACTGAAGTTGACCACGAATCATCAGTTCTAGCTCTGCTTTTCTCGCACCCATTCAACAAAATTGTCAAGGATCAAAGGCCATGCAAGTTCAGGATCATAGTTGCTAAGGTCTGGATAACTTATCTGTGCAAAAGATTGTAAAAGGTAAGCATCAAGGCCATGGGCACCAGCCATATGCAAAACAATATACTGCAGGTATGCATGTTTTTTTGGAGCAGGGGATATTTAAATGTGCTCAGCTTAGTAAATTTAGAGTGACTCAAATGCTTTAAGCATCAATGATTATAGAAAATGAGGTAGCCATTTACGTTTACCAAAAGTGGGTGAATGCTCAAACTGAAGTCTTTTGGGGTTGAACATACATAATCAGTACAAAAGTTTCATGGGTAAAAGCCAAGATAGCATTAGCATGTACATATCACATCTGATACAATAATAACATACCATTTCTATTATACACCAATATTATATGTGGCACAAAAATAGTCAATTGGAAATATAAGCTGGAAAACTGAACAGGATGAaacaaaagcagcaactttaaaaTCAGCACTCAAAGTTTATGTTTACCTCATCACAAAATCGGTAAAAGCCCATCCATTGATCCATGTTTATGACTTTGTAATCACTCTGAGTCTGCATATAGTAGAGAAACACTTTCAAGTTCATTtcttatagatatatataaatatatgtagatataaatacatacatatatatatatatatgaatatatattccGGGAAAGTAGGTGTTGAGTATGACTTTAGCCATCGGAATATCCATATACATACAATGACTGCAGAACAGCACATTGCAGTGACTTACCTTTAAGTACTCTACAAATGAGTCAACCTGCTCTTGGTACTGAGATCCTAATATAATATGTAATAATTGGCATATACTCTCTATATCTATGCTCTTCTGTTTCTcctctgaaaaaaaaaaataacacaaaCTTGACATTAGCACGCATGTATGAGCAATAAAAAACCAGACACAGCTAtgtttaaaaaagaaaaaaagaaaaaagcttACCTGTTAAGCAATATCTGAATCCATAGGAATAGAAATCCACAAAGTTTGATGGCCTCCTGACCTTTAAGTGATACAATTAAACAGAGAGGGAAATTCAGATTTTCTACAACCACCATCTTATATGTGGGAATCTATTAAATTATCACAATGTTATAGAAGGATGCAAAACTAAAATATTATACCTCTTTCTCTAGCTCTGGAAGTGCCTTTTTTAATTTACTTAAACTATCTGCCCTTAATGCTTTAAGTGCAACTCGCCACTCTTCCTGTCAAACATGATATTGGTTTATCAATTCCAACACTTGGGGAGAAAGAAACTACAGACTATTAGAACTATCATTCATAAGAAACAAATATACAGAAGGGACTGAAACCAGATacaatgtttctttcaatatgtaAGCTAGATTTGGCTGAACTTGCTAACAATATGACACATTTCATGCAGATACTATTAGAAGTATCATTCATAAGAAACAAATATACAGAAGGGACTGAAACCAAATacaatgtttctttcaatatgtaAGCTAGATTTGGCTGAACTTGCTAACAATATGACACATTTCATGCAGATACTATTAGAAGTATCATTCATAAGAAACAAATATACAGAAGGGACTGAAACCAAATacaatgtttctttcaatatgtaAGCTAGATTTGGCTGAACTTGCTAACAATATGACACATTTCATGCAGATACTATTGTTATAAGAATAGCATATCTTAATGATGATTAAAATGGTTGTTCAAATGTAACTATCCATCCATTCAGTAGTTACATATACACATAACTCCTACACAACATTAGCCATTACAGAAACATTAATCATTTGATTACCACCGTGGTCGTTTTAATTTTAGCTAACAGGCCACATCTCTTTACACAATCTTAATGACCAGATGATTGCGGATTTAGTTGTTTTTTGTAGACCCAATTCTGGCATAGGATTCTAAAAGATCAATCGCTGAACACGTTGAATTAGGCCGTAATAGTGAAAATAGTAAAAACCCCATGTAAGTCTCCCTAAAATATAGAAGAAAGCAAAGACAACTCTTCAAGTAATAAGCTGAGAAAAAACAATAAtacaaaagatacacaagagcatctatatatatatatatatatataatgatactTGCTTATCAATTTAAGTCAGCATACTAGAAAAGTGTTGCTTACCAGGGTAAAGTATCCCTGTTTTTCGGCTTTCATTTTCCTGGTCAGTCAGTTTTACCACATTAGAATGACTCCAAGTTTAATAAGTGAGGTCAAATGACAGTATATAGAACTTACCAGGCAAGCATCAAGACCCTTACATCTGTAGGGTCAACTTCCATATCTGCACAAAGACGCTCGATTCCTTCTGGACTGTTCACAAAGCAAATGAAAAGTAATAAGCTATAAGAGCATGCCATAAACATATATCAATGAAAgcattatttctcaaatttgAAACTATTATAAATTGAATAAATACAAATGTTATCAGATCGTGGGATTAATATAAAACATGTCTATGACATGCAATTGTCCAATTCTAACTTCAAATTTGTAAACTGATGTTTCTTTTTTAGAATATTATAGTTTGTGGGAGCACTACATTATGTACATCTGCAAGATAGAATAATATTCCCTCAAGTTACGATAAATAGCATAAACACCCTTTCTAGTACTACGTGTAAAAATCATAATGACTTGCTGAGttgatttataaaaaaaaaaaaagtgatttcCATGCAACTATTGCTTGGGTTCCTGAAGAAGATTCCTATAATTAAGAGCTGGCACTGTTCAAGAGCAATATATAATTGATTGTAGTGTTCAAAATCCTGAGGCTCCTTGATACTCGAAGATGTAACAAGAACTTAACTGCCACAAAGCAGTTGCTAAATTTATTCTGTTACTAAGCTCTAAACCTTTTCCTTGAAAGAAATTACAACTTTCCAACAATCTGTTCGAAAACAGCAAACACCAAATTCATGAATCCACAAGTAGTTTGATGTTGTAGACTTACTCAATGACACCAGAAGTCGTATTTGCATAGGTATAGAACACATTATCAATCCGTTCCAACTCTTTAGAAGCTGCTTTAATGGCTGAACAGTTCAAAATGGGATTAGTTatatttaaagaaaatatgGAAAGGCACAATCAATAAATActcagtatataatataaaaaacaGATAGGTGAATTCGTCAAAAAGACATATCTTCAATGTAAAACAAGTATACATGAAGTAATGTGCTTCCAAAGTATATAATAATCAGAAGGGAGACCACAGTGACTGAGACTCCGAGGACCCTAAGTATTTCTCTTCCACCAATGCTAAACGGGGATCAAATGAAAACACTGGCCAATTCCTCTGTGCTTATCAACATCTTCGTCACGGTTACAGAG contains:
- the LOC126798809 gene encoding deSI-like protein At4g17486 yields the protein MMCRKSVCTDNSGSVPVYLNVYDLTPYNGYAYWLGLGVYHSGVQVHGIEYAFGAHEYPTTGIFEGEPKKCDGFTFRKSILIGKTDVGPLEVRAVMESLAEQYRGNAYNLITKNCNHFCNDACIRLTGNPIPNWVNRLARIGFLCNCVLPVTLNSTKVRHHRIDDKAEGDEKKLTCQADNVPISSTSCSSASSSPAYTTTRRGRSRTRRPLPPSSPLIVDSSS
- the LOC126797819 gene encoding uncharacterized protein LOC126797819 gives rise to the protein MPVSFSVAARMRRSAIKAASKELERIDNVFYTYANTTSGVIDPEGIERLCADMEVDPTDVRVLMLAWKMKAEKQGYFTLEEWRVALKALRADSLSKLKKALPELEKEVRRPSNFVDFYSYGFRYCLTEEKQKSIDIESICQLLHIILGSQYQEQVDSFVEYLKTQSDYKVINMDQWMGFYRFCDEISYPDLSNYDPELAWPLILDNFVEWVREKQS